A DNA window from Selenomonas sp. oral taxon 126 contains the following coding sequences:
- a CDS encoding nitrogenase component 1, with amino-acid sequence MDEAVLSFDDMSVWMESCALTGAAAFFAGVRGCAVIVNGPLWCYLFTQRHIEQSQSDISHRMKCTQLDNDAIVFGAEEYLREALQPHIDHPPALLAVISGSSASLIGDDVGAIARAAGVTCPVVAIDSGGLVGSFADGWARASCAMLDVLLRETRGEVRRGVNLIGMTSSYYNGENDVRELVRLLTGAGYEVRHVFGCDMPPEDIGVLAQAELNIVVHDELGLAAAKHIEQHCGTPYIAPLPPYGRAGTKRWLAAIFSALPPVRGEDAMEEIAAAERRDFLRINDLKNTWGELLFDTALIRAPRSSAWGLAEALRTEWADVRHLAVAAQVREDAAAVKIADEQLAETDTARAQGVLAAMERGLLMGSSSESVLADPRRMLYVPVSYPVVDRLHISDQPFMGLRGARHIEDMLWNGSVLRRELSVRAGIHG; translated from the coding sequence ATGGATGAGGCGGTTCTCTCCTTCGACGATATGTCCGTGTGGATGGAGAGCTGTGCGCTGACAGGCGCGGCGGCGTTCTTCGCGGGGGTACGCGGCTGTGCCGTGATCGTCAACGGCCCGCTGTGGTGCTATCTCTTTACGCAGCGGCACATCGAGCAGAGTCAGAGCGACATCTCGCACCGCATGAAGTGCACACAGCTCGACAACGATGCAATTGTGTTCGGTGCGGAGGAGTATCTGCGCGAAGCCCTGCAGCCGCATATCGACCATCCGCCCGCGCTGCTCGCCGTCATTAGCGGCAGTTCGGCAAGTCTGATCGGCGATGATGTCGGTGCGATTGCACGCGCGGCGGGGGTGACCTGCCCCGTGGTCGCTATTGACAGCGGCGGGCTGGTCGGCAGCTTTGCGGATGGATGGGCGCGTGCTTCCTGCGCGATGCTCGATGTGTTGCTCAGAGAGACACGGGGAGAGGTGCGGCGTGGGGTCAACCTCATCGGCATGACCTCATCCTACTACAACGGTGAGAACGATGTACGGGAGCTTGTACGCCTGTTGACGGGGGCGGGCTATGAGGTGCGCCATGTATTCGGCTGCGATATGCCGCCGGAGGATATCGGAGTCCTTGCACAGGCGGAGCTCAATATCGTTGTGCATGATGAGCTCGGGCTTGCAGCGGCAAAGCACATCGAACAGCACTGCGGCACGCCGTATATCGCACCGCTTCCCCCGTACGGCCGCGCGGGGACGAAGCGGTGGCTTGCGGCGATCTTTTCCGCACTGCCGCCCGTACGCGGCGAGGATGCCATGGAGGAGATTGCGGCGGCGGAGCGCAGGGACTTCCTGCGGATCAACGATCTCAAGAATACGTGGGGAGAGCTGCTCTTTGATACCGCGCTCATCCGTGCGCCGCGCTCGTCAGCGTGGGGGCTTGCCGAGGCACTGCGGACGGAGTGGGCGGATGTGCGCCATCTCGCCGTCGCGGCACAGGTGCGCGAGGACGCTGCTGCCGTAAAGATCGCGGACGAGCAGCTCGCGGAGACGGATACGGCGCGGGCGCAGGGAGTGCTCGCGGCGATGGAGCGTGGTCTGCTCATGGGGAGCAGCAGCGAGTCCGTGCTTGCCGACCCGCGCAGGATGCTCTACGTCCCCGTCTCTTATCCTGTCGTGGATCGGCTCCACATCTCGGATCAGCCGTTTATGGGACTGCGCGGCGCACGGCACATCGAGGACATGCTCTGGAACGGGAGCGTCCTCAGGCGGGAACTGTCTGTCCGCGCAGGTATACATGGATAA
- a CDS encoding FecCD family ABC transporter permease, whose translation MSSVSPQFKLTILLFLLIAMIFISFLLGRFHLSAADVISVFGGWMGFVPETRSASHVVMELRLPRIIGAVMVGAALSVSGAAYQVMFRNPMVSPAILGVSAGAAFGAAVAILWSVPSFFVHAATFLGGLCAVGITYVIGAKFCRGGNTTLAIILSGIIVSTLFTSLLSMIKYVADPYDKLPVIVYWLMGSLAAISLDNLFFPLVFMGAAFIPLFLLRWRINLLSFGDEEAQTLGIPVERLRLIVILCATLMTAAAVSLSGIIGLVGLIVPHLVRFIVGPDFRFLLPGSALMGGLFLLASDNLARTLWTMEIPLGILTSLFGVPFFLYLLVKYHHGWD comes from the coding sequence ATGAGCAGCGTTTCACCGCAGTTCAAACTCACCATATTGCTGTTCCTGCTCATTGCGATGATCTTCATTTCCTTCCTGCTAGGGCGATTCCATCTCAGCGCAGCGGATGTCATTTCTGTATTCGGCGGCTGGATGGGATTTGTGCCGGAAACACGCAGTGCCTCTCACGTCGTGATGGAACTGCGCCTTCCGCGCATCATCGGGGCGGTCATGGTGGGGGCGGCACTCTCCGTCTCCGGAGCAGCCTATCAGGTGATGTTCCGCAATCCGATGGTCTCCCCCGCGATTCTCGGTGTCTCGGCGGGGGCAGCATTTGGGGCGGCAGTCGCGATCCTGTGGAGTGTGCCCTCCTTTTTCGTCCATGCGGCAACGTTTCTCGGAGGGTTGTGCGCTGTTGGGATCACGTACGTGATCGGCGCAAAGTTCTGCCGCGGCGGAAACACAACACTTGCGATCATCCTTTCGGGCATCATTGTGAGCACCCTCTTTACATCGCTGCTCTCCATGATTAAGTATGTCGCCGATCCATATGACAAGCTGCCTGTCATCGTCTACTGGCTGATGGGAAGTCTTGCGGCAATCTCACTCGACAACCTCTTCTTTCCGCTCGTATTTATGGGCGCGGCATTTATCCCCCTCTTTCTCCTGCGATGGCGGATCAATCTGCTCTCCTTTGGCGATGAGGAGGCACAGACTCTCGGGATTCCCGTAGAACGACTCCGTCTCATCGTCATTCTCTGTGCCACGCTCATGACGGCAGCAGCCGTTTCGCTATCCGGCATCATCGGTCTGGTCGGTCTGATTGTGCCGCATCTTGTGCGCTTTATCGTTGGACCGGACTTCCGCTTTCTCTTGCCGGGGTCGGCACTGATGGGCGGGCTGTTCCTGCTTGCCTCGGATAACCTCGCACGCACCCTGTGGACAATGGAGATCCCGCTTGGGATTCTCACATCGCTCTTCGGTGTCCCGTTCTTTCTCTATCTGCTGGTCAAATACCATCATGGCTGGGACTGA
- a CDS encoding ABC transporter ATP-binding protein has product MLELKNVSCGYDSTRIFRNISFSVMRGQTLCLLGPNGVGKTTLFKTILGLLPPLAGEILLSGENMSAWTVQERARRIAYVPQTHTPPFPFTVRDVVLMGRAAHVGSLGIPGKKDRKIADNALEMLGIEHLAKKIYTKISGGERQLVLLARAIAQQPQLLCMDEPTASLDFGNQVLVMNRIRTLSAAGITVMMTTHAPSHAFYCADQTAIMGRDGVFFVGQTNDTITEKRLTKLYGVTAKIVGYEHIPETRTCVPLPPQAHQ; this is encoded by the coding sequence ATGCTTGAACTAAAAAATGTTTCCTGCGGCTACGACAGCACACGGATCTTTCGTAATATTTCGTTCTCTGTCATGCGCGGACAGACCCTCTGTCTGCTTGGCCCGAACGGGGTTGGAAAGACGACGCTCTTCAAGACGATTCTGGGGCTGCTGCCCCCACTTGCAGGTGAAATTTTGCTATCCGGAGAGAATATGTCCGCGTGGACAGTCCAGGAGCGGGCACGCCGCATCGCCTATGTTCCGCAGACACACACGCCTCCGTTTCCATTCACCGTCCGCGATGTTGTGCTGATGGGGCGGGCAGCCCACGTCGGCAGTCTCGGTATTCCCGGAAAAAAGGATCGCAAAATTGCTGACAACGCACTTGAGATGCTCGGCATCGAACATCTTGCAAAAAAGATCTATACAAAGATCAGCGGCGGAGAGCGGCAGCTTGTCCTCTTGGCACGTGCGATTGCGCAGCAGCCGCAGCTCCTCTGCATGGACGAGCCCACGGCGAGCCTCGATTTCGGCAATCAGGTGCTCGTGATGAACCGCATCCGTACACTCAGTGCGGCGGGGATCACGGTTATGATGACGACACATGCACCAAGTCATGCCTTTTACTGTGCAGATCAGACTGCCATCATGGGGCGGGACGGCGTGTTTTTCGTGGGACAGACAAACGATACAATTACAGAGAAACGGCTCACAAAACTGTATGGGGTCACCGCAAAGATTGTCGGGTATGAACACATCCCCGAGACACGCACCTGTGTCCCCCTCCCACCACAAGCTCATCAATGA